The sequence CCGCCAACGCCGCCGGAAACATGGCCGCCCCCCTGCTCGCCGAGAACCTCTTCGGTGGGGCGGGCACCCTGGGCGGCGAGTTCGGCCTGGCCTTCGTGACCGCCGTGGCCTTCGCCACCATCCTCGCGGTCGTCGCGGGCCTCACCATCAGCGCGTCCACAAGCTTCACGCACGACATCTACAACGGTGTCCTGAAAGGCGGACAGGCCAGCGAGAAGGACCAGTTCCGCGTCGCCCGCCTCGCCACCGTCGCCGTGGGCATCGCCGCGATCCTGCTGGGCCTCGCCGCGAAAACCCAGAACGTCGCCTTCCTGGTCGCGCTGGCCTTCGCGCTGGCCGCCAGTGCCAACCTGCCGGTCATCCTGTTCACGCTGTTCTGGCGCCGCTTCAACGCCACCGGCGCCATGTGGGGCATCGTGGGCGGCATCCTGTTCACGCTGCTGCTCATCGCCATCAGCCCCAACATCATGAAGATCGACCCCGACACGCTGACCACCGGCCGCCACCTGATCCAGGCCAACGCGATCTTCCCGCTGGAAAACCCCGGCATCATCAGCATTCCCGCCGGATTCCTGTTCGCGTACCTGGGCACCCTGATCGGCGCCCGCCGCCACACCCCCGAAGACGACCGCATCTTCGAGGACATGCAGTTCCGCGCGTACACCGGCGCCGGCGTGGACGGCACCGTCGCCGCGCACGATTGAACCCGCACGCCACCACACTGACCGTCACGCGAGCTACAGCGTGACGGTCAGTGTGTTCGGCCCCTGCCGCCGCGCCCGGTACTGCTCGGCGTCCGCGGCGTCCACCAGCAGATTGGGTCCCTGAATGAACCCGCGGCCCACCAGGCCCGCCGCGACTGTCACCGCTCCCCGTAACTCTGCCACGCCCCAGTCATACGCGCCGATCTGCTCGATCAGTCGGTCCAGCGGATGCCGGGCTTCCTGCGGCGGCGTATCCGGGAAGACCACCAGGAACTTGAACCGGTCGAAGCGGGCCACCGTGTCCATGCTGCGCACCTGGCCCTCCAGCACGCGCGCCACGGCACTCATCACGTTGTTCAGGAACAGGTCGGCCGCGCCCTCGCGGGGCGGGGCGCTGACCTCCACCCCCACCATGGCCACCGACAGCGGCGTCTTCAGGCGCGCGCAGCGGGTGTAGTGCAGGTTCAGGATCTCCAGCCCGAACTCACGGGAGTGCGCGCCACTCTCGGCGTCCCGCATGCCGCTGTTCCGCCAGCGCTCCGCCAGGAGCTGCGTGGCGGCCAGCCGCGTGGTGGCGTCCTGCACGGCGTGCTCCAGCAGGCGCTGCGTGTCCCGCCGCGCGCGGCGACTGGCCAGCGCCTCCTGCGCGTCCCGCAGGGCGCCCTCCACGAGCCGGTCCTGGCGTGCCTGCGCGTCCTGCTGACGCTGCGCGGCGTCCGCCCAGGCACGCAGCTGCGCGGCCGTCTCCTCCGGGTCGCGCTGCGCTTCGGCCAGGTCGGCCAGGGCCAGGTGGGCGCGGGCGACCAGCGCGGGCCGCTGCCGGTCCAGACCGGACCGCAGCGCCCACGTCAGGTGCTCCCGGGCCTCCTGCGCCCGGCCCTGCGCGGCGGCGTGCGCGGCCAGCCGCAGGAGCGTCTCGCCGTGCTGGTCGGGCCAGTCGTCCTCCGTTAGGGGCAGGCTGCGGCGCAGCAGGGCGTGCGCCGCGGGCGCGTCCCCCTGCGCGTCGTGCACGGCAGCGCGGGCGTCCAGCAGCGCCGCGTGCAGGTCCGGCCGGTCCAGCCGCTCGGTCAGGGTCAGCGCGGCGTCCAGGAAGCGGGCGGCGCGCCCCGGATCGCCGCTGGCGGCGTAGGCGCGGCCCAGGCCCCCCAGCGAGCGGGCCTGCTCGGCGCTGCCCTCACCGTGCGTGAGGTGTCCCGCGGCCCGCAGGTGTTCCAGCGCCGCGGCGGGCTGCCCGGCCTCCAGCGCCAGTTCTCCCAGGGCCAGCAGCGCCGGCGCGACCTGCGCGCGCCCGTCATGCCGGTCCGCGAGGTCCAGGGCCCGCGTGAAGGCTTCATGCGCCCGGCCCGGACTGTGCAGCCCACGCAGGAGCAGCCCCGCCCGGGTGCGCAGCGCCTGCTCCTGCGCCGGCTGGCCGGTCTCCTCGGCCAGGGCAGCGGCGCGCAGCACCGCCACGAGCTGCTCCAGCGGGTCGCTCAGCAGCTCGGCCTCCCGGGCGGCGCACGCGAGTTCCTGCGGGACGTCCCCCAGCTGCTCGAAGCGCGCCGCGGCGGCCCGCACCAGCGCCAGCGCCTCCGGACCCTCCTGCAGGAGGGCGAGGCGCAGTTCCGCGCGGGCGGTGCGGGCCGGGTCGTTCAGGCTACTGGCCAGCGCGCGGGCCTGCTCGGCCAGATCCACCTGTTCCGCGCGGGGGTGCGGCTGCGCCGAGAGGTCCAGCAGCGCGTCCACCCGCTGCGGGCCGGGCGCGCGGGGCAGCAGCGCCTCGAAAGGTTGAAGGGACGGGGGCAGCTCCATCAACGGCCCCGCGCGCGGCTGGTTGTGAACGGCATGCCCCACACTAACGGTCCGGTTGGGCCGCGGCAACGGCTGCACGGGTTCAGGCCCGCGCCGTCAGAGCCGCCGGTAGTACAGGCGCGTGCCTGTCAGGCCCCCGTGGGGTTTCAGGGCGTAATCCGGGATCTCCCCGGCGAACACGTACCCGGCGCGTTCGTACAGGCCTGACGCGCCGCCCTCGCTGGCGGTGTCCAGCACCAGCAGCGTCCGCCCGTGCGCGCGGGCCAGCGCCTCGGCCTCGCGCAGCAGGGTCAGGGCCAGCCCGCGCCCCCGAGCGGCTGGGGCAGTCATCATCTTGGCGATCTCGGCGCGGTGCGGCTGGTTGGGCGGGCAGTCCAGGATCAGCGTGACGGTGGACAGCAGCTGCGTGCCCTGCCACGCGCCCAGCACGACCCGCTCGCCGCGTGCGGCGGCAGCCAGCGAACCCGCCCAGAACGCGCGGGCCTGCGCCGGGTCCAGAGGATGCATGAAACTGACCGAGCCCCCAGCCGCGACGGTGGCGATCAGCAGGTCGCTCAGGGCGTCCAGGGTGACAGGCGTGTTACCCAGC comes from Deinococcus radiotolerans and encodes:
- a CDS encoding GNAT family N-acetyltransferase, which encodes MTDAVRIEPLGNTPVTLDALSDLLIATVAAGGSVSFMHPLDPAQARAFWAGSLAAAARGERVVLGAWQGTQLLSTVTLILDCPPNQPHRAEIAKMMTAPAARGRGLALTLLREAEALARAHGRTLLVLDTASEGGASGLYERAGYVFAGEIPDYALKPHGGLTGTRLYYRRL